A genomic segment from Bradyrhizobium sp. CB1015 encodes:
- a CDS encoding DUF2849 domain-containing protein — translation MTSPLEQKKIRIAGPSVVTANRTWDGIVVYRTAAKGWSAELSEAAIVRNSDEAKALLAEAVADDVGAVGPYIAPVQIGDDGKVLPGNLREQIRRTGVTIGQPAQV, via the coding sequence ATGACCTCTCCGCTCGAACAAAAGAAGATCCGTATCGCCGGCCCCTCGGTCGTGACCGCCAACCGCACCTGGGACGGCATCGTGGTCTACCGCACCGCCGCCAAGGGCTGGTCCGCCGAGCTGTCGGAAGCGGCGATCGTGCGCAACTCCGACGAGGCCAAGGCGTTGCTTGCGGAAGCCGTGGCCGATGACGTCGGCGCCGTCGGCCCCTATATCGCGCCGGTGCAGATCGGCGACGATGGCAAGGTCCTGCCCGGCAATCTGCGCGAACAGATTCGCCGCACCGGCGTCACAATCGGACAGCCGGCCCAGGTTTAA